Proteins from a single region of Fodinibius sp. Rm-B-1B1-1:
- a CDS encoding response regulator transcription factor: MNVLVIEDDPSVRTLVKAVLEKNEYDVDIAETAKSGEERAVENSYDIIILDLGLPDGDGFDLAKDVRDQEITTPILVLSAEQETDVKIKCLRAGVDDYLTKPFNTEELLARIEAIGRRTVEVNGNRTLECGELKINMLEREFWVNETKVDLTNNEYNLLVYLLKRKNNIVTQEEIAENVWDIHFDTQTNYINVYISYLRKKIRNHSEDEYIDTVRKKGFIIRCED, translated from the coding sequence ATGAATGTACTTGTCATTGAAGATGATCCTTCCGTACGCACGTTGGTAAAGGCGGTATTGGAGAAAAATGAATATGACGTGGATATTGCTGAGACGGCTAAAAGTGGTGAAGAACGGGCCGTAGAAAATTCGTATGATATCATTATCCTTGATCTGGGATTACCCGATGGAGATGGTTTCGATTTGGCGAAAGATGTCAGAGATCAGGAAATAACAACACCTATTTTAGTACTTTCGGCCGAGCAGGAAACGGATGTCAAAATAAAGTGTTTGCGCGCCGGCGTTGATGATTATTTGACAAAGCCTTTCAATACCGAGGAGCTTTTAGCACGCATAGAGGCTATCGGGCGACGTACGGTTGAAGTAAATGGAAATCGTACCCTGGAGTGTGGTGAGTTGAAAATAAATATGCTGGAGCGCGAGTTCTGGGTGAACGAAACAAAGGTTGATTTGACCAATAATGAGTATAACCTGTTGGTATACTTATTAAAACGAAAAAATAATATCGTTACCCAGGAAGAGATTGCCGAAAATGTATGGGATATCCATTTTGATACACAGACGAATTACATCAACGTATATATTAGTTATTTGCGTAAGAAAATTCGCAACCATTCGGAGGACGAATATATAGACACTGTTCGTAAGAAAGGATTTATTATTAGATGTGAAGATTAA